One genomic segment of Panicum virgatum strain AP13 chromosome 2N, P.virgatum_v5, whole genome shotgun sequence includes these proteins:
- the LOC120658208 gene encoding uncharacterized protein LOC120658208 produces MAFASSLLPAPVSRVRASTAPELAASPPAWKGVSLAAARRRGSRHGVRAEVNESGSTLAVDALSQVKHVLLPVTDRNPYLSEGTRQAAATTASLAKKYGADITVVVIDDKPKESFPEHDTQMSSIRWHLSEGGFTEFGLMERLGEGRKPTAIIGEVADELELDLVVLSMEAIHSKHVDGNLLAEFIPCPVLLLPL; encoded by the exons ATGGCCTTCGCCAGCTCGCTCCTCCCCGCTCCTGTCTCCCGCGTCCGCGCGAGCACtgcgccggagctcgccgcttCCCCGCCCGCCTGGAAGGGAGTCTCCCTCgcagccgctcgccgccggggatCCCGGCACGGAG TGAGGGCTGAAGTGAATGAATCTGGAAGCACTTTGGCTGTTGATGCTCTCTCACAAGTTAAACATGTTCTGCTTCCAGTCACAGATCGCAACCCTTACCTTTCTGAAGGCACAAGACAG GCTGCAGCAACAACCGCTTCTCTAGCTAAGAAATATGGAGCAGACATTACTGTAGTCG TTATTGATGATAAACCTAAGGAGTCATTTCCAGAGCACGATACTCAGATGTCAAGCATCAGATGGCATCTCTCAGAAG GTGGATTTACAGAGTTTGGACTGATGGAGCGTCTTGGGGAAGGCAGGAAACCAACGGCAATCATCGGGGAAGTTGCCGATGAGCTGGAGTTAGATCTtgttgtgctaagcatggaggCAATCCACTCGAAGCATGTTGATGGCAATCTGCTGGCTGAATTCATCCCATGTCCTGTTCTGCTGCTCCCGCTCTAA